In Vibrio tritonius, the following are encoded in one genomic region:
- a CDS encoding prepilin peptidase, with product MDIFLYYPWIFTLFATVFGLIIGSFLNVVIHRLPRIMEQEWRQECAESFPEYNIAPPEQLLSLSKPRSRCPKCHTQIRAIDNIPVVSWLLLKGRCHHCHEPISARYPCVEIITALACYLLANQFGYSPYSLGLMFFTFVLIAATFIDFDTLLLPDQLTLPLLWAGLAMALLGFTSITLTDAVIGAMAGYLVLWSLYWAFKLLTGKEGMGYGDFKLLAALGAWLGWQQLPIIILLSSLVGLCFGLVQLKLQKQGLEKAFPFGPYLAIAGWISLLWGNSIIDWYLRSFLGW from the coding sequence TACCGTATTTGGTTTAATCATCGGCAGCTTTCTTAACGTTGTGATTCACCGCTTACCTCGTATCATGGAGCAAGAATGGCGCCAAGAGTGTGCAGAAAGCTTTCCGGAATACAACATAGCGCCGCCAGAGCAATTACTTTCGCTAAGCAAACCACGTTCTCGCTGTCCAAAGTGTCACACCCAGATCCGAGCAATTGATAATATTCCTGTTGTCAGTTGGTTATTGCTTAAAGGACGCTGTCATCATTGTCACGAGCCGATTTCTGCTCGCTATCCCTGTGTAGAAATAATAACAGCGCTCGCGTGCTACCTCTTGGCTAACCAGTTTGGTTACAGCCCCTACTCTCTAGGGCTAATGTTTTTTACCTTCGTCTTAATCGCAGCGACCTTTATCGACTTTGATACCCTTCTTTTGCCGGATCAACTTACCTTACCTCTATTGTGGGCTGGATTGGCGATGGCATTATTGGGGTTTACCTCTATCACTCTCACAGACGCAGTGATTGGAGCAATGGCCGGATATTTGGTGTTATGGTCTCTCTACTGGGCATTTAAATTGCTGACAGGAAAAGAAGGCATGGGCTATGGTGACTTTAAGTTGCTCGCGGCATTAGGCGCATGGTTAGGTTGGCAACAATTGCCGATTATTATCCTACTCTCTTCTTTGGTTGGCCTGTGCTTTGGTCTAGTGCAATTAAAACTGCAAAAACAAGGATTAGAGAAAGCATTCCCGTTTGGCCCTTATCTAGCAATAGCAGGATGGATTAGTCTACTTTGGGGTAACTCGATCATCGATTGGTATTTGCGTTCATTTTTAGGTTGGTAA
- the coaE gene encoding dephospho-CoA kinase (Dephospho-CoA kinase (CoaE) performs the final step in coenzyme A biosynthesis.), with the protein MSMIVGLTGGIASGKTTVANLFHQHFAIDLVDADIVARQVVEPESAGLNAILEHFGSDIVTNNGELNRPKLREIIFHDEQQKQWINQLLHPMIRQEMQRQLAEVTSPYGLLVVPLLVENQLQSMADRILVIDVSEPIQIERTMMRDQVSEKQARAILASQATREQRLAIADDVIKNDDKNQELLPQIAELHQKYLALSRENR; encoded by the coding sequence ATGTCTATGATTGTTGGATTAACAGGTGGCATTGCCAGCGGTAAAACCACTGTCGCAAATCTATTTCATCAACACTTTGCCATTGATCTAGTCGATGCCGATATTGTCGCTCGCCAAGTTGTTGAGCCGGAATCGGCTGGTCTAAACGCGATCCTTGAACATTTCGGTTCTGATATCGTCACCAATAACGGCGAGCTTAATCGCCCTAAACTGCGAGAGATCATCTTTCATGACGAGCAACAGAAGCAGTGGATCAATCAGCTTTTGCATCCAATGATTCGTCAAGAAATGCAAAGACAACTGGCAGAAGTCACCTCTCCATATGGTTTATTAGTCGTGCCTTTATTGGTGGAAAATCAGTTGCAATCGATGGCGGATCGTATTTTAGTGATCGATGTATCTGAACCGATCCAAATTGAACGCACCATGATGCGCGATCAAGTAAGTGAAAAACAGGCTCGCGCGATTTTGGCATCACAAGCAACTCGCGAGCAACGTTTAGCTATTGCTGATGATGTCATAAAAAATGACGACAAAAACCAAGAACTTTTGCCACAAATTGCAGAATTACACCAAAAGTACCTAGCATTAAGCAGGGAAAATCGGTGA
- the zapD gene encoding cell division protein ZapD, giving the protein MTTQKFEHPLNEKTRIYLRVEALLNQMLQASQFRDAIQHQLFFRSLFDLLEIFEQIQLKSELAKDIEKQRQTYRSWLNVDGVDQDTLLQLLRDVDGVHRSLMNAERFGQSLKEDRFLSAIRQRFNLPGGSCCFDLPALHYWLHQSFEQKVNDASEWMSTLKPLSDALNLWLKLTRETGYFKDKLAKAGFYQGDAVDANIIRLAIPLEFGVYPMISGHKNRFAIKFIDFKSGQASTQDITFQLAVCS; this is encoded by the coding sequence ATGACTACACAAAAGTTTGAACATCCGCTCAATGAAAAAACGCGTATTTATCTTCGTGTAGAAGCATTACTCAACCAGATGCTTCAAGCATCGCAGTTTCGTGACGCGATCCAGCACCAGCTGTTTTTCCGTTCATTGTTTGATCTACTGGAAATTTTTGAGCAAATTCAACTTAAAAGTGAATTAGCCAAAGATATCGAAAAGCAGAGACAAACCTACCGAAGCTGGCTGAACGTCGATGGTGTCGACCAAGATACACTGCTTCAGTTACTTAGAGATGTTGATGGCGTACACCGCAGTTTGATGAATGCCGAACGATTCGGGCAATCGCTTAAGGAAGATCGATTCCTAAGCGCCATCCGACAGCGCTTCAACTTACCTGGTGGATCATGTTGTTTTGATCTCCCAGCGCTACATTATTGGCTCCATCAAAGTTTCGAACAAAAAGTGAACGATGCTAGCGAATGGATGAGTACCCTAAAACCTCTCTCTGATGCGTTAAATCTTTGGTTAAAGTTAACCAGAGAGACTGGCTACTTCAAAGATAAATTGGCTAAAGCGGGTTTCTACCAAGGCGATGCGGTTGATGCCAATATTATTCGTCTTGCTATCCCGCTAGAATTTGGCGTCTATCCAATGATCTCTGGGCATAAAAACCGTTTTGCGATTAAATTTATCGATTTCAAATCAGGCCAAGCAAGTACACAAGA